The genomic window GGTCGTGGTGTCGTTCGCGGCGACGAGCGCGGTGACCTTCTCGATGACGGACTGGGTCGAGACATGGCCCTCGCCGACCGCGGCATACAGCGCTGATACGTCCTCATAGCGCAGCAGATGGGCGACCTCGGTGAACGAGTCCTGGCTCATCAGCCGCTGCAACGGCAGGTTCTGGCGCCGCATCGCCCGCGCGATGGACTCCTTGCCCTGCTCGATCGCCTCCTCGCGGCGCTCCTTCGTGAACCAGCCGCGGATCTTGTTGCGCGCGCGGGTGCTCCGCACGAAGCCGAGCCAGTCCTGGCTGGGGCCGGCATCCGGGTTCTTCGAGGTGAACACCTCGACGACGTCGCCGCTCTTCAGCTCGGACTCGAGCGGGACCAGCCGCCCGTTGACCTTCGCGCCCATCGTGCGGTGGCCGACCTCGGTGTGCACGGCGTACGCGAAGTCGACGGGAGTCGCGCCGGCGGGCAGCCCGATCACGCGTCCCTTCGGCGTGAAGACGTAGACCTCTTTGGCGCCGATCTCGAAGCGGAGCGAGTCGAGGAACTCGCCGGGGTCGGCCGTCTCAGCCTGCCAATCCGAGATATGGGCGAGCCAGGCCATGTCGGTGTCGAGAGACTTGGAGTCCGGCTTGGCGCCGTTCATCTGCTCTTTGTACTTCCAGTGCGCCGCGACGCCGTACTCCGCCTGCTGGTGCATCTCGTGCGTGCGGATCTGGATCTCGACGGTGCGGCCGCCCGGGCCGATGACCGTGGTGTGCAGCGACTGGTAGAGGTTGAACTTGGGCGTGGCGATGTAGTCCTTGAAGCGCCCCGGGAGCGGCGTCCACCGTGCGTGGATGGCGCCCAGCACCGCGTAGCAGTCGCGGACGCTGCCGACGAGCACGCGGATGCCGATGAGATCGTAGATGTCGTCGAACTCGCGGCCGCGGACGACCATCTTCTGGTACACGGAGTACAGCTGCTTCGGCCGGCCCATCACGCGACCACGGATGCGCAGCTCGCGGAGGTCGCTGTCGACGGCGCCGATGACGTTCTGCACGTACTGCTCGCGCTGCGGGGTGCGCTGCTTCACCAGACTCTCGATCTCGGCGTAGAGCTTCGGGTGCAGCACCGCGAAAGAGAGGTCCTCGAGCTCGGACTTGATCGCCTGGATGCCGAGCCGGTGCGCGAGCGGCGCGTAGATCTCGAGGGTCTCGGTCGCCTTCTTGCGCGCCTTCTCGGGCGGGACGAAGCCCCAGGTCCGGGCGTTGTGGAGGCGGTCGGCCAGCTTGATGAGGAGAACGCGGATGTCGCGGGACATCGCCACGATCATCTTGCGGACCGTCTCGGCCTGTGCGCTCTCGCCGTACTTGACCTTGTCGAGCTTGGTCACCCCGTCGACGAGCATGGCGACCTCGTCGCCGAACTCGGCGGTGAGCGTCTCGAGGGAGTACTCGGTGTCCTCGACCGTGTCGTGCAGCAGAGCCGCGGCGATGGCGCGAGGCCCGAGCCCGAGATCCGCGAGGATCTGCGCGACGGCGAGCGGATGCGTGATGTACGGCTCGCCGCTCTGGCGTGCCTGGCCGGAGTGCGCCTTCTCGGCCACGGAGTACGCGCGCTCGACGATCGACAGATCGCCCTTCGGATGGTGCGTGCGCACCGTCCTCAGCAGCTGCTCTACGTCATCCCGACGTGCGGAGCGCGAGAAGATCCGCGGCACCAGGCGCCGCAGGGACGAGGACTGGGCGGGGGGAACGGTCTCGGTCATGCGATCCCCTCCCCTCCGCCGGACCTCCCAATCCTACGCCCGAGCGGCGAGGCCTCAGGCCGGGGTGCCCGCCAGCTCGCGCGCCGCCACGACGCGCGTGTCGCGCGTCTTTATGGGCTGCTCGTTCTCACGCAGCAGCGAGTACAGCGGCGCCGCGACGAAGATCGTCGAGTACGCGGCCACGATCGTTCCCACGAAGATCGACAGCGACAGGTCGGTCAGCGTCTGCGCGCCGGCCCAGATGAGTCCGATGAACAGGATCGCACCGGTCGGCAGGATCGCCACGATCGTCGTGTTGATCGAGCGCACGAGGGTCTGGTTCACCGCGAGGTTCACGGACTCGCCGAACGTGCGCCCGGAGACCTCGCCGTCTTCGCTCGTGTTCTCCCTGATCTTGTCGAACACGACCGTCGTGTCGTACAGGGCGTACGAGAGGATCGTCAGGAAGCCGATGACGGCCGCAGGCGAGATCTCGAAGCCGAACAGCGCGTACACGCCGATCGTGATGATGAGCACATCGACCAGGCCGATGATGGCCGAGACCGACATCTTCCAGGTGCGGAAGTACAGCGCCAGGATGATGAAGGTCAGCGCGAGGAAGATCGCGAGGCCCCAGAGGGACGTCCGCGTGACGTCGGCGCCCCAGCTGGGACCGATGAACGCGTAGCTGACCTCGCTCTCGGGCACGTCGTATGCCTCGGCGAGGGCCGCGGAGATCTCGCGGCTCTCGGCATCCGTCACCTGATCGGTCTGCACGCGCACCGCGTCGTCGCCGATCGTGACGACCTTCGTCGTCGCCTCCGGCACCACGGACAGCACGGCGTCGGTGGCGAGCGACTGGTCGACGGGCGACGCCACACCGCTGACGGTGAACTGGGATCCGCCGGTGAACTCGATCGAGAACTGGATCGGACGGAACAGCGGCACCAGCGCCGAGCCGATCACGAGGAGGGCGGCGATGAGGAACCACAGGCGTCGGCGCCCGACGAAGGGGAACGAGGTCTTGCCCGTGTAGAGGTCGTTGCCGAGCTGGCTCATGGAGCGCATCAGTCGTCTCCCTCCTTGACGGTCTTGCCGGGTTTCGCGCTGTCGGCGGCGGCCAGTTCGGACTGCTTGCGTTCCGCGATGGTCTGGCGGCGGGCGGCTTCGCCGCGCGCCTTGACGTTGCGGCGTCCGGCGGCACCGGTCGCGAGCACCGGCTCGCGGAACTGCGCACGGCCTCGGTAGACCGCTCCCAGAGCCGTCGGGTCGAGTCCGGACAGCGGATGCCCCGACCCGAAGAACCGCGTGCGCGCCAGCAGCTGGAGCACCGGGTGCGTGAACAGGATGAAGATGAGGACGTCGATCGCCGTCGTCAGGCCGAGTGTGAACGCGAAGCCCTTGACCGTCGAATCGGCCAGGATGTACAGCACCACGGCGGCCAGGATGTTGATCGACTTCGAGATGTAGATCGTGCGCTTCGCGCGACCCCAGCCGTCTTCGACGGCCGACGTGATCGACTTGCCGTCGCGCAGCTCGTCGCGGATGCGTTCGAAGTAGACGATGAACGAGTCCGCCGTGAAGCCGATCGTCACGATGAGGCCGGCGACACCGGCGAGCGAGAGGCGGAAGCCCATGCGCCAGGCGAGGATGCAGAGCGTGACGTAGGTCAGCACCGCCATCACCGCCAGCGAGGCGATGATGATGAAGCCCAGCGCGCGGTAGACGATGAGCGAGTAGATCGCGACGAGCACCAGACCGATGAGGCCGGCGATGAGTCCGATCTGCAGCTGCTGCGAACCGAGCGTCGCCGAGATCGAGTTCGAGCTCTCGACCGTGAAGCTCAGCGGCAGCGCGCCGTACTTCAGCTGGTCGGCCAGCACCTTCGCGGTCTCCTGCGTGAAGCTGCCCGTGATGCTCGGCTTGCCGTCGAGGATCACACCGTTCATCGAGGGTGCCGACAGGACGTAGCCGTCGAGCACGAACGCGAACTGGTTGAGCGGCGCCTGCGCGCCGTACAGCCGCTGGCTGATCTCGCCGAACGTCGTCGTGCCCTCACCGTCGAACGAGAGGTTGACCGCCCACTGGTTGTTGGTCTGCTGGAGGCCGAACGTCGCGTCGTCGATCGACGAGCCGTCGAGTTCGACGGGGCCGAGGATGTACTTGACGCTGCCGTCGGCGTCGCACGTGATCAGCGGCTCGTCGGCCGGCGCATTAGCGGGATCGTTGGCCGGATCGGCGCAGTCGTAGGCGAGGAACTCCGCCTGAAGGGCCGGAGTGATCCACGCGGTGTCGCTGCCGTCGGTCGGCGCCGTCGTCGGCGTCGCCTGAAGCGACGGGTCGGGGGTCGGGTACGGCGTGGCGGTGCCGTCCTCGCCGACGAACGTGTTCGCCGGCTCGCCCGCATAGAGCACGGCGCGCAGCTGGAGCTGCGCGGACGCCTCGATGCGGTTGCGGGTCTCTTCGTCGGCCTGACCAGGGATCTGCACGACGATCTGGTTGCCGGCCTGGGTGGTGACCTCGGCCTCGCCGACGCCCGAGGCGTCGACGCGCTGGCGGATGATGGTGACCGCCTGCTCCATCTGCTCAGCAGAGGGATCGGCGCCGTCCTCGGTCTGCGCCTCGAGCACGATCTGCGTGCCGCCCTGCAGGTCGAGGGCAAGCGCAGGAGTCCAGGAGCTCTGTCCGAACACGTACACGCCCATGGCGTTGATGCCGAACAGGATCGCGGTGATCGCGAGGAGTCCGGTCAGCGCGCGCCATGCATGCCGGACGGGAGTGGATGTCGCCACGTCTTTGCTTTCTTGAGAGCCCGAACGGGCGAACGGACGGGCTTCAGCCCTGCGACTTCGTGCCGGGCTCGGCGTCGGGCTCGGTCTTGTCCTTGCCCGTGGCGTGCTGGTCGTCGCTGATCGAGCTGATGTCGCCGTTCGCGACGCCTTCGGCGTACTCGGCGTGGCTCTCCTCGGCGGCGAGGTACTCGTCCTCGGTGACCGCGCCGGCCTCGGGGGTCACGACGCGGAGGATGGCCTGGCTGTGGACCTTGATCTGGACGCCGGGGGCGAGCTCGACGATCGCGGGCTGGTCGAGGTTCTCGGCGTCGTACGAGACGATCGTGCCGTAGAGACCGCCCTGCAGCAGCACCTCGGAGCCGGGCACCGTCTGGCGGGCCTTCTCCTCCTGCTCGGCCTTCTGCTTCTGCATGCGGCGGCGCGAGCTCCAGAACATGAAGACGAGGAGCACGACCAACAGGATGATGAGGCCGTAGTTGCTCAGGAACGTAGCGAAGTCCATGGGAGCTGGAAGCACCTTTCGGAGGAGGCAGTCGCCGTGGGCGGCGTTGCCTTGCAGGCGGGGGTGGGCGTGAGCCTCCAGCGATTATAGGTCATCGAATCCGAGCACCGAGTCGGCCGCCGGCACGCCCAGGTGCGCGTAGGCCTCGGGCATGGCGATGCGCCCCCGCGGCGTACGTCCCATGAAGCCGATGCGCACGAGGTACGGCTCGACGACGGACTCGATCGTGTCGGCCTCTTCGCCGACGGCGACAGAGAGCGTCCCGAGTCCCACCGGTCCGCCGCGGAAGCGGCGCACCAGCGCGTCGAGCACCGCGCGGTCAAGGCGATCGAGTCCGATCCTGTCGACGTCGTAGAGGTCGAGCGCGGCGTCGACGGCGGCGATGTCGGCCCCCGTGCGGCCGTGCACCACGAGGTAGTCGCGCACGCGCCGCAGCAGGCGGTTCGCGATGCGGGGCGTGCCGCGCGAGCGCCGCGCGATCTCGGCGCGGGCGGCGGGCGGCAGGGTGACTCCGAGCATGGCGGCGGAGCGTTCGATGACACGCTCGAGCTCTTCGGGCTCGTAGTACTCGAGGTGGGCTGTGAAGCCGAAGCGGTCGCGCAGCGGATTGGGCAGGAGCCCCGACCGCGTCGTCGCGCCGACGAGAGTGAACGGCGCGAGGTCGAGCGGGATGCTCGTCGCTCCTGCCCCCTTGCCGACCATGATGTCGATGCGGAAGTCCTCCATCGCGAGGTAGAGCATCTCCTCCGCGGCGCGCGCCATGCGGTGCACCTCGTCGATGAAGAGCACCTCGCCGGGCGTGAGGCTGGACAGCAGCGCGGCCAGGTCGCCGGCGTGCTGGATCGCCGGACCGCTCGAGAGGCGCAGGGGGCGACCGCTCTCGTACGCCACGATCATCGCGAGCGTCGTCTTGCCCAGTCCGGGAGGACCGGACAGCAGGATGTGGTCGGCGGGCCGCTGCTGGATGCGCGCGGCATCGAGCAGCAGCTGCATCTGGCCGCGCACCTTCTGCTGGCCGACGAACTCCGCCAGCGAGGAAGGGCGCAGCGCGCCCTCGATCGCGAGCTCCGTCTCGTCGACGGGCTCTTCGGCCTCGCGCACGTCAACCACTCACCGGCTCCTTCCGTGCGGGGCCGAGGGCGGAGAGGGTGCGGCGCAGCAGCGCCGGCACCGATGCGCGATCGGCGTCCGGCGCATCGGCGGACACGGTGTCCACGGCATCGATCGCGACCCGCTCGGACCAGCCGAGCCCGACCAGCGCCTGCACGACCTGTGCCGGGATCGCAGCTGCGGTCGCGGCATCCGTCCCGCCGGTCGCCGCGGGCCGGGTCACGGCGATCTTGCCCGCAAGCTGCAGCACGATGAGCTTGGCGGTCTTCGGACCGATGCCCGAGACGCGGCGGAACGGGGCGTCGTCGTCGGCCGCCACCGCGTCGGCGATCTGCGGCACGGTGAGTGTCGCGAGCACGCCGAGCGCGGACTTCGGACCCACGCCGGTCACTCCCAGCAGCTGCCCGAACACGGCCAGCTCTTCGCGCGACTCGAAGCCGAACAACGACAGGGCGTCCTCGCGGACGATGAGCGACGTGTGGAGCGTGACGGCGTCGCCGAGATGGGTGCTGCGCGCCACCTGGGGCGTCACCGCCACGTGGAGGCCGACTCCCCCGACCTCGACGACGACCGCATCCGCATCGACGTGCACGGCGGTGCCGCGGACTGAGGAGATCATGGCTCGAGCCTACGATGCGGTTCGGACGTTTGTTCGAGCGACACGCGCCCGGCGCCGGGGATCGCGCGTCACGGACTCAGCGGCGTGAGAGACGCTCCGCGTCGGCCCACGCCCGCTGGGCCGGAGTGAGCGGACCGGATGCCGCCCCCGCCGCCGCCGGCGCCCCACGCCACGCGTGGCAGAGAGCGAGGGCCAGCGCGTCCGCGGCGTCTGCGGGCTTGGGGAGTTCGTCCAGCCGCAGCACGCGCGCGACCATGGTCTGCACCTGCCGCTTGTCGGCGTTCCCGTAGCCGGTGATCGCCGCCTTCACCTCGGACGGCGTGTGCGTGGCCGCGGCGATGCCGCGCTCCCCCGCCACGAGCAGGGCGATGCCGCTCGCCTGCGCGGTGCCCATCACCGTCGCGCGGTTGTGCTGGGCGAACACGCGCTCCACGGCGACGACGTCAGGAGAGTGGGCGTCGAGAACAGCGCGCAGTCCGGTCGCGATCAGCGCCAGCCGCTCCTCGATCGGGGCGCCGGGATCCGACCGGACGACTCCGACGTGCACGAGCACCGCCGAGCGATCCGGCGCGACGTCCACGACCCCCACGCCGCAGCGCGTCAGGCCCGGGTCGATGCCGAGCACGCGCAGGCGACCGCGGGAGGTTCCGGATGTCACTCCCCCACGTTAGGCGAGGACGACGGATGCCTCGCCCAGGCGCGCCTGGAGGAGGCCCGGGCCATGTCAGTGAGGCGACTCGGGCGGGTGGGAGCTCCGCGCGAGTCAGTCCTCGTCGTTCTCGAGCTCGGCCTGCACCTCGGCGGTGAGGTCGAAGTTGCTGTAGACGTTCTGGACGTCGTCGCTGTCTTCG from Microbacterium sp. ProA8 includes these protein-coding regions:
- a CDS encoding bifunctional (p)ppGpp synthetase/guanosine-3',5'-bis(diphosphate) 3'-pyrophosphohydrolase, producing MTETVPPAQSSSLRRLVPRIFSRSARRDDVEQLLRTVRTHHPKGDLSIVERAYSVAEKAHSGQARQSGEPYITHPLAVAQILADLGLGPRAIAAALLHDTVEDTEYSLETLTAEFGDEVAMLVDGVTKLDKVKYGESAQAETVRKMIVAMSRDIRVLLIKLADRLHNARTWGFVPPEKARKKATETLEIYAPLAHRLGIQAIKSELEDLSFAVLHPKLYAEIESLVKQRTPQREQYVQNVIGAVDSDLRELRIRGRVMGRPKQLYSVYQKMVVRGREFDDIYDLIGIRVLVGSVRDCYAVLGAIHARWTPLPGRFKDYIATPKFNLYQSLHTTVIGPGGRTVEIQIRTHEMHQQAEYGVAAHWKYKEQMNGAKPDSKSLDTDMAWLAHISDWQAETADPGEFLDSLRFEIGAKEVYVFTPKGRVIGLPAGATPVDFAYAVHTEVGHRTMGAKVNGRLVPLESELKSGDVVEVFTSKNPDAGPSQDWLGFVRSTRARNKIRGWFTKERREEAIEQGKESIARAMRRQNLPLQRLMSQDSFTEVAHLLRYEDVSALYAAVGEGHVSTQSVIEKVTALVAANDTTTGPIDLPIVGRTRAPRGGDSGVLVRGAPDILVKLAKCCTPVPGDEVVGFVTRGSGVSVHRTDCTNVKSLMDDPERMIEVEWAPTTKSVFLVQIQVEALDRSGLLSDVTRVLSEHHVNILSATVSTSNDRLALSRFVFEMGDIVHLDRVLNAVRRIDAVYDVYRVTSS
- the secF gene encoding protein translocase subunit SecF, with product MRSMSQLGNDLYTGKTSFPFVGRRRLWFLIAALLVIGSALVPLFRPIQFSIEFTGGSQFTVSGVASPVDQSLATDAVLSVVPEATTKVVTIGDDAVRVQTDQVTDAESREISAALAEAYDVPESEVSYAFIGPSWGADVTRTSLWGLAIFLALTFIILALYFRTWKMSVSAIIGLVDVLIITIGVYALFGFEISPAAVIGFLTILSYALYDTTVVFDKIRENTSEDGEVSGRTFGESVNLAVNQTLVRSINTTIVAILPTGAILFIGLIWAGAQTLTDLSLSIFVGTIVAAYSTIFVAAPLYSLLRENEQPIKTRDTRVVAARELAGTPA
- the secD gene encoding protein translocase subunit SecD — translated: MATSTPVRHAWRALTGLLAITAILFGINAMGVYVFGQSSWTPALALDLQGGTQIVLEAQTEDGADPSAEQMEQAVTIIRQRVDASGVGEAEVTTQAGNQIVVQIPGQADEETRNRIEASAQLQLRAVLYAGEPANTFVGEDGTATPYPTPDPSLQATPTTAPTDGSDTAWITPALQAEFLAYDCADPANDPANAPADEPLITCDADGSVKYILGPVELDGSSIDDATFGLQQTNNQWAVNLSFDGEGTTTFGEISQRLYGAQAPLNQFAFVLDGYVLSAPSMNGVILDGKPSITGSFTQETAKVLADQLKYGALPLSFTVESSNSISATLGSQQLQIGLIAGLIGLVLVAIYSLIVYRALGFIIIASLAVMAVLTYVTLCILAWRMGFRLSLAGVAGLIVTIGFTADSFIVYFERIRDELRDGKSITSAVEDGWGRAKRTIYISKSINILAAVVLYILADSTVKGFAFTLGLTTAIDVLIFILFTHPVLQLLARTRFFGSGHPLSGLDPTALGAVYRGRAQFREPVLATGAAGRRNVKARGEAARRQTIAERKQSELAAADSAKPGKTVKEGDD
- a CDS encoding preprotein translocase subunit YajC, which codes for MDFATFLSNYGLIILLVVLLVFMFWSSRRRMQKQKAEQEEKARQTVPGSEVLLQGGLYGTIVSYDAENLDQPAIVELAPGVQIKVHSQAILRVVTPEAGAVTEDEYLAAEESHAEYAEGVANGDISSISDDQHATGKDKTEPDAEPGTKSQG
- the ruvB gene encoding Holliday junction branch migration DNA helicase RuvB, which encodes MVDVREAEEPVDETELAIEGALRPSSLAEFVGQQKVRGQMQLLLDAARIQQRPADHILLSGPPGLGKTTLAMIVAYESGRPLRLSSGPAIQHAGDLAALLSSLTPGEVLFIDEVHRMARAAEEMLYLAMEDFRIDIMVGKGAGATSIPLDLAPFTLVGATTRSGLLPNPLRDRFGFTAHLEYYEPEELERVIERSAAMLGVTLPPAARAEIARRSRGTPRIANRLLRRVRDYLVVHGRTGADIAAVDAALDLYDVDRIGLDRLDRAVLDALVRRFRGGPVGLGTLSVAVGEEADTIESVVEPYLVRIGFMGRTPRGRIAMPEAYAHLGVPAADSVLGFDDL
- the ruvA gene encoding Holliday junction branch migration protein RuvA; the encoded protein is MISSVRGTAVHVDADAVVVEVGGVGLHVAVTPQVARSTHLGDAVTLHTSLIVREDALSLFGFESREELAVFGQLLGVTGVGPKSALGVLATLTVPQIADAVAADDDAPFRRVSGIGPKTAKLIVLQLAGKIAVTRPAATGGTDAATAAAIPAQVVQALVGLGWSERVAIDAVDTVSADAPDADRASVPALLRRTLSALGPARKEPVSG
- the ruvC gene encoding crossover junction endodeoxyribonuclease RuvC, which translates into the protein MTSGTSRGRLRVLGIDPGLTRCGVGVVDVAPDRSAVLVHVGVVRSDPGAPIEERLALIATGLRAVLDAHSPDVVAVERVFAQHNRATVMGTAQASGIALLVAGERGIAAATHTPSEVKAAITGYGNADKRQVQTMVARVLRLDELPKPADAADALALALCHAWRGAPAAAGAASGPLTPAQRAWADAERLSRR